GTTAAAAAATACTCATCAAATATATTATAATCTAACAGTTTACCAAACGTTTTTTTGTATTTTTGCGTCAAAATTAACGAAAATCAAAGAAATGCAACGCGACGAACAAATTTTTGACCTTATTCTAGAAGAACAAGAAAGACAGATACACGGATTAGAGCTGATAGCTTCAGAAAACTTCGTGAGTGATGAAGTAATGGAAGCAGCTGGTTCTGTTTTAACGAACAAATATGCTGAAGGATATCCTGGCAAAAGATACTACGGAGGTTGTGAAGTAGTTGACGTTATTGAACAAATTGCTATTGATAGAGCTAAAGAATTATTTGGTGCTGAATATGCTAATGTTCAACCACACTCTGGTTCTCAGGCTAATACAGCGGTTTATCATGCTTGTATCAAACCTGGAGATAAAATTTTAGGTTTTGATTTATCACATGGTGGTCACTTAACTCATGGTTCTCCAGTAAACTTTTCAGGACGTTTATACAACCCAGCTTTTTACGGTGTTGATAAAGAAACTGGAAGATTAGATTATGATAAAATTCAAGAAATTGCTACAAAAGAGCAACCAAAATTAATTATCGCTGGAGCTTCGGCTTATTCACGTGATATGGATTTTGCACGTTTCAGACAAATTGCAGACAGTGTTGGTGCTATTTTATTAGCTGATATCTCTCATCCTGCAGGTCTTATTGCAAAAGGTTTAATGAATGATCCATTACCTCATTGTCATATTGTAACAACAACTACACATAAAACACTGCGTGGTCCTCGTGGTGGATTGATTATGATGGGTAAAGATTTCCCAAACCCTTTTGGCTTAACTACTCCAAAAGGTGAAGTAAGAATGATGTCTAATTTATTAGATTTAGCTGTTTTCCCTGGAAATCAAGGTGGTCCATTAATGCATATTATAGCTGCTAAAGCTGTTGCATTTGGTGAAGCTTTAAAAGATGAGTTCTTTACTTATGCTTTACAATTACAAAAAAATGCAAACGCTATGGCTGATGCTTTTGTAAAAAGAGGGTATGAAATTATCTCTGGTGGTACAGATAACCACATGATGTTAATTGACTTAAGAAACAAAAACATTTCTGGTAAAGACGCTGAAAACGCATTAGTTAGAGCTGAAATTACAGTTAACAAAAACATGGTTCCTTTTGATGATAAATCACCATTTGTAACTTCAGGTATTCGTGTTGGAACAGCTGCAATCACTACTCGTGGTCTAGTTGAAGAAGATATGGAAACTATAGTTGCGCTTATCGATAAAGTGTTGATGAATCACACAAACGAAGATGTAATCGAAGAAGTAGCTGCTGAAGTAAACGAAATGATGAGCGAAAGAGCTATTTTCGTATACTAAAAAGTTCAAAAAAGTTTAAAGTTTAAGGTTTAAGGTTTTGTGTTTACGGAAAGTGATCGCAATTTTTTAAACTTTAAACTTTTTTTATTTTAATGTAACTTTAAACTTTAAACAAATTGTATAAATGTCTGTACTAAGATTAAAATTACCAACGGATCCTCGATGGGTAAATATTGTAGAAAAAAATATTGAAGAAATCCTAACAGATCATGCTTGGTGTGAACAAAAAGCAGCTACAAATGCGATTACAATAATCACTAATAATTCAGAACATCAAGATTTAGTTCAGGATTTATTGGCTTTAGCCAAAGAAGAAATTGATCATTTTGAACAAGTGCATAACATTATTATCAAACGAGGTCTTAAATTAGGTCGCGAACGCAAAGATGATTATGTAAATGAATTGTATTTGTACATGAAAAAAAGTGGTGATGGAAGCAGAGTTTCTGGATTAGTAGAACGTTTATTGTTTTCTGCTATGATTGAAGCTAGAAGTTGTGAACGTTTCAAAGTGCTTTCAGAAAATATTCAAGATGAAGAATTATCTGTTTTTTATAGAGATTTAATGGAAAGCGAAGCAGGACATTACACTACTTTTATAACCTATGCTCGAAAATATGGCGTTGGAATCGATGTTGAAAAACGCTGGAGAGAGTGGTTAGAATTTGAAGAATCTGTTATTGCTAATTATGGCAAAAGTGAAACCATTCACGGCTAAACTAAATTTAGAAACTCAAATGATTACTATTAGAGAAGCTTCTCCCGCGGATATTAGTATTATTCAACAAATTGCATACGGTTCTTGGCCAAGTACATATGGCGAAATTCTTTCTAAAGAACAGCTGGATTATATGTTGGATAAATTTTATGATTCAGATGCCTTGCTTGATTTAATGGTTAATCAATGGCATTTTTTCATATTGATTTATGAAGATGATTTTTGTTTGGGATTTGCTTCTTTTGAACATCATTATTTAAATCAAAAAACGACACGTTTACACAAAATATATTTACTTCCTGAAGCGCAAGGTAAAGGAGCAGGAAAATTATTAATTGATGCTGTAGTTGATTTTGCTAAAAAAAATGATTCGGATGCGGTGTCTTTAAATGTAAATCGTTTTAATAAAGCCTGTTCTTTTTATCAAAAGATGGGTTTTGAAATTACAGGAGAAGAAGATATAGAATTAGATTACGGTTTTTTGATGGAAGACTATAAAATGAAAAAAAAGCTTAATTAACTTACTATAATATCGTGTTTAAAGAGCAAACCTTTTAGTCCATCTTGCGAGAAAATTGCTTTTTTAATTTTAGTTTTTGTTGGATCAATAGTATAGTTGTAGCTTGTTTTGAAATCTGCTTTATTAGCAATTGCTTTTGAAAATTCAGAACGATAAAGATCACAATTTTCAAAAATTACCTCTGTCAAATCCGTACTCATAAAATCTACCGCTACTAAACTACAATTCGTAAACTGAGTACCTTTTATTTTCAAAGTATAAAATTTAGAAAAATCTAAGTTGCAATCTTTGAAATTTACTTCAAAAATAAGTTTGTCACACATCGAAAAGTTGACCTCTTTTATTTCACAATGATTAAAAAAGACTGTTCTTAAAGCCACATGGTTAATTTTAGCATTACTAAAAGAGCAATTATTAAACACACAGTCAATGAAGGTTACGGCTATAAAGTTGCAATTAGAGAAATTGCAATTGGTAAAAGTACAACATTCAAATTCCTTCAAATTCATTTCATCTGAACCATAAGAGATGTTTTCGTATGCAATGTCTAAAAAATATTCGGGCATTTTTTTATTTGATGAAAATGAAATAAGTTAAAATTGACTTCTACAAAATATGGATTGTTTACTAATAAAAGTTGTAAATTTACTAGTGACTTTTTAAACTAATAAAATAGAAATAAAAACAAATCAATTAAAATAAAAAACGCAATTATCAAATTTTTAGATAATTGCGTTTTACTGTGGTGACCTCGACTGGATTCAAACCAGTAACCTCTTGAGCCGTAATCAAGTGCGCTATTCAGTTGCGCCACGAGGCCTTAATTCGGGTGCAAATATAAGGATAAATGTGTAACTTGCAAGTCATATTCTATATAAAAAATAAAAAAAATGGTATTAGAAAATTATATACGTGATATTCAAGGTTTTCCAAAAGAAGGAATTTTATTTAAAGATATAACTCCTTTACTAATCAATCCAGAAGCAAGAAATAAATGCCTTCAATTATTGGTTTCGACACTAAAAGATAAAAAAATTGACAAAGTAATAGGAGTGGAGAGCCGAGGTTTTTTCTTTGGGATGCTTATAGCACAAGAACTAAATGTGGGTTTTATTCCTGTTAGAAAGGCAAAAAAACTACCCTATAAAACCATTTCGGCAACCTATGATTTAGAATATGGAACAGATACTTTAGAAATTCACATTGATGCTATTCAAAAAGGAGACCGAATAT
Above is a window of Flavobacterium sp. 123 DNA encoding:
- a CDS encoding pentapeptide repeat-containing protein — protein: MPEYFLDIAYENISYGSDEMNLKEFECCTFTNCNFSNCNFIAVTFIDCVFNNCSFSNAKINHVALRTVFFNHCEIKEVNFSMCDKLIFEVNFKDCNLDFSKFYTLKIKGTQFTNCSLVAVDFMSTDLTEVIFENCDLYRSEFSKAIANKADFKTSYNYTIDPTKTKIKKAIFSQDGLKGLLFKHDIIVS
- a CDS encoding tRNA-(ms[2]io[6]A)-hydroxylase translates to MSVLRLKLPTDPRWVNIVEKNIEEILTDHAWCEQKAATNAITIITNNSEHQDLVQDLLALAKEEIDHFEQVHNIIIKRGLKLGRERKDDYVNELYLYMKKSGDGSRVSGLVERLLFSAMIEARSCERFKVLSENIQDEELSVFYRDLMESEAGHYTTFITYARKYGVGIDVEKRWREWLEFEESVIANYGKSETIHG
- the glyA gene encoding serine hydroxymethyltransferase; translation: MQRDEQIFDLILEEQERQIHGLELIASENFVSDEVMEAAGSVLTNKYAEGYPGKRYYGGCEVVDVIEQIAIDRAKELFGAEYANVQPHSGSQANTAVYHACIKPGDKILGFDLSHGGHLTHGSPVNFSGRLYNPAFYGVDKETGRLDYDKIQEIATKEQPKLIIAGASAYSRDMDFARFRQIADSVGAILLADISHPAGLIAKGLMNDPLPHCHIVTTTTHKTLRGPRGGLIMMGKDFPNPFGLTTPKGEVRMMSNLLDLAVFPGNQGGPLMHIIAAKAVAFGEALKDEFFTYALQLQKNANAMADAFVKRGYEIISGGTDNHMMLIDLRNKNISGKDAENALVRAEITVNKNMVPFDDKSPFVTSGIRVGTAAITTRGLVEEDMETIVALIDKVLMNHTNEDVIEEVAAEVNEMMSERAIFVY
- a CDS encoding adenine phosphoribosyltransferase; the protein is MVLENYIRDIQGFPKEGILFKDITPLLINPEARNKCLQLLVSTLKDKKIDKVIGVESRGFFFGMLIAQELNVGFIPVRKAKKLPYKTISATYDLEYGTDTLEIHIDAIQKGDRILIHDDVLATGGTVKAVCELVERLGGEIVQCNFLMELAFLKGRAKIKGNEIFSAITY
- a CDS encoding GNAT family N-acetyltransferase — encoded protein: MAKVKPFTAKLNLETQMITIREASPADISIIQQIAYGSWPSTYGEILSKEQLDYMLDKFYDSDALLDLMVNQWHFFILIYEDDFCLGFASFEHHYLNQKTTRLHKIYLLPEAQGKGAGKLLIDAVVDFAKKNDSDAVSLNVNRFNKACSFYQKMGFEITGEEDIELDYGFLMEDYKMKKKLN